A single genomic interval of Acipenser ruthenus chromosome 28, fAciRut3.2 maternal haplotype, whole genome shotgun sequence harbors:
- the LOC117434925 gene encoding putative nuclease HARBI1: protein MADLELAMALVDEEDQKRHRRMKRRRPQPYTFRRHHDYSDLPDRLLIQRFRFDRPSLNFLCELLRDDLMSPLARNHPLPVETKLCAALAFYATGSFQNALGDSVAGACQATMSRAITQVCDALVGKAHLFIRFPRREGEAEPVKQQLRGLCGGLPDALGALGCTHVAIKAPKDSERAYLNRRGFHSINVQLTCTRAHKITSVAANFPGACRDADILQRSAVGRHGAQGKIGAGYLIGDSEYPPRAWLLTPVSGPRSEAQSRYNEALGRVRREVSERTFQLLKRRFRCLDRGDGGPLQYSPERCARIIIACCVLHNVALGWAVPLEHPQEEGEPGGAQRGGGEQQQQVEEEEENGEEEELTEEEEEEEEEEKVPGGGLKEGRARRQELIDLYFS, encoded by the exons ATGGCGGATCTGGAGCTAGCGATGGCGCTGGTGGATGAGGAGGATCAGAAGCGACACCGGCGCATGAAGAGGCGCCGCCCGCAGCCCTACACCTTCCGCCGTCACCACGATTACTCGGACCTGCCGGACCGGCTCCTGATCCAGAGGTTCCGCTTCGACCGGCCCAGCCTCAACTTCCTGTGCGAGCTGCTGAGGGACGACCTGATGTCGCCGCTGGCGCGGAACCACCCGCTCCCCGTGGAGACCAAGCTGTGCGCCGCGCTGGCTTTCTACGCCACCGGCTCCTTCCAGAACGCGCTGGGCGACTCGGTGGCGGGCGCCTGCCAGGCCACCATGAGCCGCGCCATCACGCAGGTGTGCGACGCGCTGGTGGGGAAGGCCCACCTCTTCATCCGCTTCCCTCGCCGGGAGGGAGAGGCCGAGCCGGTGAAGCAGCAGCTCCGGGGCCTCTGCGGGGGCCTCCCCGACGCGCTGGGGGCCCTCGGCTGCACCCACGTGGCCATCAAGGCCCCCAAGGACAGCGAGCGCGCCTACCTGAACCGGCGCGGGTTCCACTCCATCAACGTGCAGCTCACCTGCACCCGCGCGCACAAGATCACCAGCGTGGCCGCCAACTTCCCCGGCGCCTGCCGTGACGCTGACATCCTGCAGAGGAGCGCCGTGGGGCGGCACGGGGCGCAGGGCAAGATCGGGGCGGGGTACCTCATCG gTGACAGTGAGTACCCCCCGCGGGCCTGGCTGCTCACGCCGGTGTCCGGCCCGCGCTCGGAGGCGCAGAGCCGCTATAACGAGGCTCTGGGGCGCGTGCGGAGGGAGGTGAGCGAGCGCACGTTCCAGCTGCTGAAGCGCCGGTTCCGCTGCCTGGACCGAGGGGACGGAGGCCCCCTGCAGTACTCCCCCGAGCGCTGCGCCCGCATCATCATCGCCTGCTGCGTGCTGCACAACGTGGCGCTGGGCTGGGCCGTGCCGCTCGAACACCCCCAGGAGGAAGGGGAGCCGGGGGGGGCGCAGCGGGGGGGcggggagcagcagcagcaggtggaggaggaggaggagaatggagaggaggaggaattgaccgaggaggaggaggaggaggaggaggaggagaaggtgcCAGGAGGAGGGCTGAAGGAGGGGAGAGCCAGGAGGCAGGAGCTGATAGATCTGTACTTCAGCTGA
- the LOC117434905 gene encoding DNA damage-binding protein 1 isoform X1 codes for MSYNYVVTAQKPTAVNACITGHFTSAEDLNLLIAKNTRLEIYVVTPEGLRPVKEVGMYGKIAVMELFRPKGESKDLLFILTTKYNACILEYKQCGDSIDILTRAHGNVQDRIGRPSETGIIGIIDPECRMIGLRLYDGLFKVIPLDRDNKELKAFNIRLEELQVIDVKFLFGCQVPTICFVYQDPQGRHVKTYEVSLREKEFNKGPWKQENVEAEASMVIAVPEPFGGAIIIGQESITYHNGDKYLAVAPPIIKQSSVVCHHRVDPSGSRYLLGDMEGRLFMLLLEKEEQMDGSVTLKDLRVELLGETSIADCLTYLDNGVVFVGSRLGDSQLVKLNVDSNEQGSYVAVMETFTNLGPIVDMCVVDLERQGQGQLVTCSGAFKEGSLRIIRNGIGIHEHASIDLPGIKGLWPLRSDASRDTDDMLVLSFVGQTRVLMLNGEEVEETELPGFVDNLQTFFCGNVAHKQLIQITSGSVRLVTQESKALVSEWKEPNGKNISVASCNSSQVVVAVGRVLCYLEIQCGELKQISSTEMEHEVACLDITPLGDSNGVSSLCAVGLWTDISARILNLPSFNMLHKEMLGGEIIPRSILMTTFEGSHYLLCALGDGALFYFGLDVHTGVLSDRKKVTLGTQPTVLRTFRSLSTTNVFACSDRPTVIYSSNHKLVFSNVNLKEVNYMCPLNSEGYPDSLALANNSTLTIGTIDEIQKLHIRTVPLNESPRRICYQEGSQCFGVLSSRVEVQDASGATAAVRPSASTQALSSSVSSSKLFPSSTSPHETSFGEEIEVHSLLIVDQHTFEVLHAHQFLQNEFALSLVSCKLGKDPNIYFIVGTAMVHPEEAEPKQGRIVVFQYCDGKLQTVAEKEVKGAVYSMVEFNGKLLASINSTVRLYEWTAEKELRTECNHYNNIMALYLKTKGDFILVGDLMRSVLLLAYKPMEGNFEEIARDFNPNWMSAVEILDDDNFLGAENAFNLFVCQKDSAATTDEERQHLQEVGLFHLGEFVNVFCHGSLVMQNLGESSTPTQGSVLLGTVNGMIGLVTSLSESWYSLLLDLQNRLNKVIKSVGKIEHSFWRSFHTERKTEQATGFIDGDLIESFLDLSRPKMQEVVSGLQIDDGSGMKREATVDELIKIVEELTRIH; via the exons ATGTCCTACAACTACGTGGTGACGGCCCAGAAGCCCACCGCGGTCAATGCTTGCATTACGG gtcacTTCACCTCCGCGGAGGACCTGAACCTGCTCATTGCGAAGAACACGCGGCTGGAGATCTACGTGGTGACTCCAGAGGGGCTTCGGCCGGTCAAGGAGGTGGGCATGTACGGCAAGATCGCCGTCATGGAGCTGTTCAGACCCAAG GGAGAGAGCAAAGACCTTCTCTTCATCCTGACGACCAAGTACAACGCCTGCATCCTGGAGTACAAGCAGTGTGGAGACAGTATCGATATCCTGACCCGTGCACACGGGAACGTGCAG GATCGCATCGGCCGGCCCTCGGAGACGGGAATCATCGGGATCATTGACCCGGAGTGCCGGATGATCGGGCTGCGTCTGTACGACGGCCTCTTCAAGGTGATCCCGCTGGACCGGGACAACAAGGAGCTGAAAGCCTTCAACATCCGTCTGGAGGAGCTGCAGGTCATTGATGTCAAGTTCCTGTTCGGCTGCCAAGTGCCCACGATCTGCTTCGTCTACCAG GACCCCCAGGGACGTCACGTGAAGACCTACGAGGTCTCCCTGCGAGAGAAGGAGTTCAACAAGGGCCCCTGGAAGCAGGAGAACGTGGAGGCAGAGGCATCCATGGTCATCGCAG TCCCAGAGCCCTTCGGAGGAGCCATCATCATCGGACAGGAATCGATCACCTACCACAACGGAGACAAGTACCTGGCCGTGGCCCCGCCCATCATCAAG CAAAGCTCGGTTGTGTGTCACCACCGTGTGGACCCAAGCGGCTCACGCTACCTGCTCGGGGACATGGAGGGCAGGCTGTTCATGCTGCTGCTGGAGAAGGAGGAGCAGATGGACGGGTCGGTGACCCTGAAGGACCTGCGCGTGGAGCTGCTTGGGGAG ACGTCGATCGCGGACTGCCTGACCTACCTGGATAACGGCGTGGTGTTTGTGGGGTCCCGGCTCGGAGACTCTCAGCTGGTGAAG CTGAACGTGGACAGCAATGAGCAGGGCTCATACGTGGCAGTGATGGAGACCTTCACTAACCTGGGCCCCATCGTGGATATGTGTGTGGTGGACCTGGagaggcaggggcaggggcag CTGGTGACCTGCTCCGGAGCGTTCAAGGAAGGATCCCTGCGAATCATCCGGAATGGGATTGGGATTCATGAGCATGCCAGCATCGACCTGCCCGGGATCAAAG gGCTGTGGCCCCTCAGGTCTGATGCAAGCCGGGACACAGATGACATGCTGGTGCTGTCCTTCGTGGGGCAGACTCG GGTGCTGATGCTGAACGgagaggaggtggaggagacGGAGCTCCCTGGCTTTGTTGATAACCTTCAGACCTTCTTCTGTGGGAATGTGGCGCACAAACAGCTCATTCAG ATCACGTCTGGCTCCGTGCGCCTGGTCACCCAGGAGAGCAAGGCCCTGGTGAGCGAGTGGAAGGAGCCCAATGGCAAGAACATCAGCGTGGCGTCCTGCAACAGCAGCCAGGTGGTGGTGGCTGTGGGGAGAGTGCTGTGCTACCTGGAGATACAGTGCGGAGAGCTCAAACAGATCAG CTCCACGGAGATGGAGCACGAAGTGGCCTGCCTGGACATCACCCCTCTGGGGGACAGTAACGGGGTGTCCTCCCTGTGCGCAGTGGGACTGTGGACGGACATCTCCGCACGGATCCTCAACCTGCCCTCCTTCAACATGCTGCACAAGGAGATGCTGGGAGGAG AAATCATCCCGCGCTCGATCCTCATGACCACCTTCGAGGGGAGTCACTACCTGCTGTGCGCGCTCGGAGACGGGGCGCTCTTCTACTTCGGACTCGACGTCCACACTG gTGTGCTCAGTGATCGTAAGAAGGTGACCCTGGGCACTCAGCCCACAGTCCTGCGCACCTTCCGATCGCTCTCAACCACCAACGTGTTCGCCTGCTCCGACCGGCCCACCGtcatctacagcagcaaccacaagCTGGTGTTCTCCAACGTCAACCTTAAGGAGGTCAACTACATGTGCCCCCTGAACTCCGAGGGGTACCCTGACAG TCTGGCTCTTGCCAATAACAGCACCCTGACGATCGGCACCATCGATGAGATTCAGAAGCTGCACATTCGCACCGTGCCCCTCAACGAGTCTCCCCG GCGTATCTGCTACCAGGAGGGGTCCCAGTGTTTTGGGGTGCTGTCCAGCAGAGTGGAGGTGCAGGATGCCAGCGGGGCGACAGCAGCGGTGCGACCCAGCGCCAGCACACAG GCCCTGTCCAGCAGTGTGAGCTCCAGTAAGCTGTTCCCGAGCAGCACCTCCCCCCACGAGACTTCGTTCGGAGAGGAGATCGAGGTGCACAGCCTGCTCATAGTGGACCAGCACACCTTCGAGG TGCTCCACGCTCACCAGTTCCTGCAGAACGAGTTTGCCCTGAGCCTCGTCTCCTGCAAGCTGGGGAAGGACCCCAACATCTACTTCATCGTGGGGACAGCCATGGTGCACCCCGAGGAGGCTGAGCCCAAGCAGGGGCGCATCGTCGTCTTCCAGTACTGCGACG gtAAACTGCAGACCGTAGCTGAGAAGGAGGTGAAGGGGGCTGTGTACTCCATGGTGGAGTTCAACGGGAAGCTGCTGGCCAGCATCAACAGCACA GTGCGTCTGTACGAGTGGACCGCGGAGAAGGAGCTGCGTACCGAGTGCAACCACTACAACAACATTATGGCTCTGTACCTGAAGACCAAGGGAGACTTCATACTGGTGGGGGACCTGATGAGATCGGTGCTGCTGCTGGCATACAAACCCATGGAGGGAAACTTCGAGGag ATCGCTCGAGATTTCAACCCCAACTGGATGAGCGCGGTGGAGATTCTCGACGATGACAACTTCCTGGGGGCGGAGAACGCCTTCAACCTGTTTGTGTGTCAGAAAGACAG tGCTGCCACCACGGATGAGGAGCGGCAGCACCTGCAGGAGGTGGGTCTGTTTCACCTGGGCGAGTTTGTGAACGTGTTCTGCCATGGCTCGCTGGTGATGCAGAACCTGGGCGAGAGCTCCACCCCCACGCAGGGCTCCGTGCTGCTCGGCACCGTCAACGGCATGATCG GTCTGGTGACCTCCCTGTCTGAGAGCTGGTACAGCCTCCTCCTGGACCTGCAGAACAGACTCAACAAGGTCATCAAGAGCGTGGGCAAGATCGAACACTCCTT CTGGAGATCGTTCCACACAGAGCGGAAGACGGAGCAGGCGACAGGCTTCATCGACGGGGATCTGATTGAGAGTTTCCTGGATCTCAGCCGGCCCAAGATGCAGGAGGTGGTCAGCGGCTTGCAG ATCGATGACGGGAGCGGGATGAAGAGAGAGGCGACTGTGGACGAGCTCATTAAAATCGTGGAGGAGCTGACCAGAATCCACTAG
- the LOC117434905 gene encoding DNA damage-binding protein 1 isoform X2, translating into MSYNYVVTAQKPTAVNACITGHFTSAEDLNLLIAKNTRLEIYVVTPEGLRPVKEVGMYGKIAVMELFRPKGESKDLLFILTTKYNACILEYKQCGDSIDILTRAHGNVQDRIGRPSETGIIGIIDPECRMIGLRLYDGLFKVIPLDRDNKELKAFNIRLEELQVIDVKFLFGCQVPTICFVYQDPQGRHVKTYEVSLREKEFNKGPWKQENVEAEASMVIAEPFGGAIIIGQESITYHNGDKYLAVAPPIIKQSSVVCHHRVDPSGSRYLLGDMEGRLFMLLLEKEEQMDGSVTLKDLRVELLGETSIADCLTYLDNGVVFVGSRLGDSQLVKLNVDSNEQGSYVAVMETFTNLGPIVDMCVVDLERQGQGQLVTCSGAFKEGSLRIIRNGIGIHEHASIDLPGIKGLWPLRSDASRDTDDMLVLSFVGQTRVLMLNGEEVEETELPGFVDNLQTFFCGNVAHKQLIQITSGSVRLVTQESKALVSEWKEPNGKNISVASCNSSQVVVAVGRVLCYLEIQCGELKQISSTEMEHEVACLDITPLGDSNGVSSLCAVGLWTDISARILNLPSFNMLHKEMLGGEIIPRSILMTTFEGSHYLLCALGDGALFYFGLDVHTGVLSDRKKVTLGTQPTVLRTFRSLSTTNVFACSDRPTVIYSSNHKLVFSNVNLKEVNYMCPLNSEGYPDSLALANNSTLTIGTIDEIQKLHIRTVPLNESPRRICYQEGSQCFGVLSSRVEVQDASGATAAVRPSASTQALSSSVSSSKLFPSSTSPHETSFGEEIEVHSLLIVDQHTFEVLHAHQFLQNEFALSLVSCKLGKDPNIYFIVGTAMVHPEEAEPKQGRIVVFQYCDGKLQTVAEKEVKGAVYSMVEFNGKLLASINSTVRLYEWTAEKELRTECNHYNNIMALYLKTKGDFILVGDLMRSVLLLAYKPMEGNFEEIARDFNPNWMSAVEILDDDNFLGAENAFNLFVCQKDSAATTDEERQHLQEVGLFHLGEFVNVFCHGSLVMQNLGESSTPTQGSVLLGTVNGMIGLVTSLSESWYSLLLDLQNRLNKVIKSVGKIEHSFWRSFHTERKTEQATGFIDGDLIESFLDLSRPKMQEVVSGLQIDDGSGMKREATVDELIKIVEELTRIH; encoded by the exons ATGTCCTACAACTACGTGGTGACGGCCCAGAAGCCCACCGCGGTCAATGCTTGCATTACGG gtcacTTCACCTCCGCGGAGGACCTGAACCTGCTCATTGCGAAGAACACGCGGCTGGAGATCTACGTGGTGACTCCAGAGGGGCTTCGGCCGGTCAAGGAGGTGGGCATGTACGGCAAGATCGCCGTCATGGAGCTGTTCAGACCCAAG GGAGAGAGCAAAGACCTTCTCTTCATCCTGACGACCAAGTACAACGCCTGCATCCTGGAGTACAAGCAGTGTGGAGACAGTATCGATATCCTGACCCGTGCACACGGGAACGTGCAG GATCGCATCGGCCGGCCCTCGGAGACGGGAATCATCGGGATCATTGACCCGGAGTGCCGGATGATCGGGCTGCGTCTGTACGACGGCCTCTTCAAGGTGATCCCGCTGGACCGGGACAACAAGGAGCTGAAAGCCTTCAACATCCGTCTGGAGGAGCTGCAGGTCATTGATGTCAAGTTCCTGTTCGGCTGCCAAGTGCCCACGATCTGCTTCGTCTACCAG GACCCCCAGGGACGTCACGTGAAGACCTACGAGGTCTCCCTGCGAGAGAAGGAGTTCAACAAGGGCCCCTGGAAGCAGGAGAACGTGGAGGCAGAGGCATCCATGGTCATCGCAG AGCCCTTCGGAGGAGCCATCATCATCGGACAGGAATCGATCACCTACCACAACGGAGACAAGTACCTGGCCGTGGCCCCGCCCATCATCAAG CAAAGCTCGGTTGTGTGTCACCACCGTGTGGACCCAAGCGGCTCACGCTACCTGCTCGGGGACATGGAGGGCAGGCTGTTCATGCTGCTGCTGGAGAAGGAGGAGCAGATGGACGGGTCGGTGACCCTGAAGGACCTGCGCGTGGAGCTGCTTGGGGAG ACGTCGATCGCGGACTGCCTGACCTACCTGGATAACGGCGTGGTGTTTGTGGGGTCCCGGCTCGGAGACTCTCAGCTGGTGAAG CTGAACGTGGACAGCAATGAGCAGGGCTCATACGTGGCAGTGATGGAGACCTTCACTAACCTGGGCCCCATCGTGGATATGTGTGTGGTGGACCTGGagaggcaggggcaggggcag CTGGTGACCTGCTCCGGAGCGTTCAAGGAAGGATCCCTGCGAATCATCCGGAATGGGATTGGGATTCATGAGCATGCCAGCATCGACCTGCCCGGGATCAAAG gGCTGTGGCCCCTCAGGTCTGATGCAAGCCGGGACACAGATGACATGCTGGTGCTGTCCTTCGTGGGGCAGACTCG GGTGCTGATGCTGAACGgagaggaggtggaggagacGGAGCTCCCTGGCTTTGTTGATAACCTTCAGACCTTCTTCTGTGGGAATGTGGCGCACAAACAGCTCATTCAG ATCACGTCTGGCTCCGTGCGCCTGGTCACCCAGGAGAGCAAGGCCCTGGTGAGCGAGTGGAAGGAGCCCAATGGCAAGAACATCAGCGTGGCGTCCTGCAACAGCAGCCAGGTGGTGGTGGCTGTGGGGAGAGTGCTGTGCTACCTGGAGATACAGTGCGGAGAGCTCAAACAGATCAG CTCCACGGAGATGGAGCACGAAGTGGCCTGCCTGGACATCACCCCTCTGGGGGACAGTAACGGGGTGTCCTCCCTGTGCGCAGTGGGACTGTGGACGGACATCTCCGCACGGATCCTCAACCTGCCCTCCTTCAACATGCTGCACAAGGAGATGCTGGGAGGAG AAATCATCCCGCGCTCGATCCTCATGACCACCTTCGAGGGGAGTCACTACCTGCTGTGCGCGCTCGGAGACGGGGCGCTCTTCTACTTCGGACTCGACGTCCACACTG gTGTGCTCAGTGATCGTAAGAAGGTGACCCTGGGCACTCAGCCCACAGTCCTGCGCACCTTCCGATCGCTCTCAACCACCAACGTGTTCGCCTGCTCCGACCGGCCCACCGtcatctacagcagcaaccacaagCTGGTGTTCTCCAACGTCAACCTTAAGGAGGTCAACTACATGTGCCCCCTGAACTCCGAGGGGTACCCTGACAG TCTGGCTCTTGCCAATAACAGCACCCTGACGATCGGCACCATCGATGAGATTCAGAAGCTGCACATTCGCACCGTGCCCCTCAACGAGTCTCCCCG GCGTATCTGCTACCAGGAGGGGTCCCAGTGTTTTGGGGTGCTGTCCAGCAGAGTGGAGGTGCAGGATGCCAGCGGGGCGACAGCAGCGGTGCGACCCAGCGCCAGCACACAG GCCCTGTCCAGCAGTGTGAGCTCCAGTAAGCTGTTCCCGAGCAGCACCTCCCCCCACGAGACTTCGTTCGGAGAGGAGATCGAGGTGCACAGCCTGCTCATAGTGGACCAGCACACCTTCGAGG TGCTCCACGCTCACCAGTTCCTGCAGAACGAGTTTGCCCTGAGCCTCGTCTCCTGCAAGCTGGGGAAGGACCCCAACATCTACTTCATCGTGGGGACAGCCATGGTGCACCCCGAGGAGGCTGAGCCCAAGCAGGGGCGCATCGTCGTCTTCCAGTACTGCGACG gtAAACTGCAGACCGTAGCTGAGAAGGAGGTGAAGGGGGCTGTGTACTCCATGGTGGAGTTCAACGGGAAGCTGCTGGCCAGCATCAACAGCACA GTGCGTCTGTACGAGTGGACCGCGGAGAAGGAGCTGCGTACCGAGTGCAACCACTACAACAACATTATGGCTCTGTACCTGAAGACCAAGGGAGACTTCATACTGGTGGGGGACCTGATGAGATCGGTGCTGCTGCTGGCATACAAACCCATGGAGGGAAACTTCGAGGag ATCGCTCGAGATTTCAACCCCAACTGGATGAGCGCGGTGGAGATTCTCGACGATGACAACTTCCTGGGGGCGGAGAACGCCTTCAACCTGTTTGTGTGTCAGAAAGACAG tGCTGCCACCACGGATGAGGAGCGGCAGCACCTGCAGGAGGTGGGTCTGTTTCACCTGGGCGAGTTTGTGAACGTGTTCTGCCATGGCTCGCTGGTGATGCAGAACCTGGGCGAGAGCTCCACCCCCACGCAGGGCTCCGTGCTGCTCGGCACCGTCAACGGCATGATCG GTCTGGTGACCTCCCTGTCTGAGAGCTGGTACAGCCTCCTCCTGGACCTGCAGAACAGACTCAACAAGGTCATCAAGAGCGTGGGCAAGATCGAACACTCCTT CTGGAGATCGTTCCACACAGAGCGGAAGACGGAGCAGGCGACAGGCTTCATCGACGGGGATCTGATTGAGAGTTTCCTGGATCTCAGCCGGCCCAAGATGCAGGAGGTGGTCAGCGGCTTGCAG ATCGATGACGGGAGCGGGATGAAGAGAGAGGCGACTGTGGACGAGCTCATTAAAATCGTGGAGGAGCTGACCAGAATCCACTAG